In the genome of Kwoniella shivajii chromosome 5, complete sequence, one region contains:
- a CDS encoding D-tyrosyl-tRNA(Tyr) deacylase, which produces MKAVVQRVVSASVAVDGQTVSSIGRGLLVLVGIDRYDEPSNTTQIIRKILSARLFDDDQGSMWKKSVKDIDGEVLCVSQFTLLANFKGSKPDFHESMSTIPGKAYYTSFLDELKRTYTPSKIKDGQFGAMMQVSLTNDGPVTILLSSRSSTSSKSTTPIPSISGSRSATPAPGTGNGSSSSKRKTKTNSFKGQSHSESPGIMTSVQSSKDGLNSTVDVSSISSITGTVASVGLGVRELNVDMTGSNRSGDVNHGD; this is translated from the exons ATGAAGGCAGTCGTACAACGAGTAGTGAGCGCCTCAGTGGCTG TGGACGGTCAGACTGTCTCGTCTATTGGGAGAGGATTGCTCGTACTGGTCGGTATAGATCGAT ACGACGAGCCCAGCAATACGACTCAGATCATCAGAAAGATTCTCTCTGCTCGACTGTTCGACGATGATCAGGGTAGTATGTGGAAGAAAAGCGTCAAAGATATAGATGGAGAAGTACTTTGTG TGTCACAATTCACATTACTAGCTAATTTCAAGGGTTCCAAACCTGATTTCCACGAATCGATG TCCACCATACCTGGCAAAGCATACTACAcatcttttcttgatgaGCTCAAAAGAACGTACACTCCATCCAAGATAAAAG ATGGCCAGTTTGGCGCTATGATGCAGGTATCCTTGACCAATGAT GGTCCCGTCACCATTCTACTCTCTTCCCGATCATCTACTTCCTCCAAATCCACCACTCCCATTCCCAGTATCAGCGGAAGTCGATCCGCCACTCCTGCTCCCGGGACTGGAAACGGGTCCAGCTCTTCCAAAAGGAAGACGAAGACCAATTCTTTCAAAGGACAAAGTCATTCTGAATCGCCTGGCATAATGACCTCTGTGCAATCTTCGAAGGACGGTTTGAACAGCACCGTGGATGTATCTTCTATATCGTCTATAACTGGTACAGTCGCCAGTGTGGGATTGGGCGTAAGGGAATTGAATGTGGATATGACCGGATCGAACAGATCGGGGGATGTAAACCATGGTGACTGA